In one window of Chryseobacterium phocaeense DNA:
- a CDS encoding class I SAM-dependent methyltransferase, producing the protein MEPKVPGIAGYADVLEKFIEATVSLSFAELHKDFIPFIPEISGRILDLGAGIGRDASEFSAMGHVVTALEPSEALLEAGKKLYPNSSIHWVQDSLPDLQYLDSDLKFDFILASGVWHHLNPDEQELSLIKISKILSSNGIFALSLRNGPAGAGSCIFPTHAGNTVKQAEQTGLKTLLFLENQPSLMKGKESVTWSRLVFQKTR; encoded by the coding sequence ATGGAACCAAAAGTCCCCGGCATTGCAGGATATGCTGATGTTCTTGAAAAATTCATCGAAGCTACTGTTTCCCTAAGCTTTGCCGAACTTCATAAGGATTTTATTCCCTTTATCCCTGAAATTTCCGGCAGAATTCTTGATCTCGGAGCGGGAATCGGGCGGGATGCATCTGAATTTTCTGCCATGGGACATGTGGTAACTGCTTTAGAGCCATCTGAAGCACTTCTTGAAGCCGGGAAAAAGTTATATCCCAATTCTTCCATCCATTGGGTACAAGATTCACTTCCTGATCTTCAATATCTGGATTCTGATCTGAAATTTGATTTTATTCTGGCATCCGGTGTATGGCATCATCTTAACCCTGATGAACAGGAACTTTCTCTTATTAAAATTTCAAAAATTTTATCCAGTAACGGAATTTTCGCTCTCAGCTTACGGAATGGTCCTGCCGGAGCGGGCAGCTGTATCTTCCCTACTCATGCAGGAAATACGGTAAAGCAGGCAGAACAAACCGGTCTGAAAACTCTTTTGTTTCTTGAAAATCAGCCCAGCCTGATGAAGGGAAAAGAAAGCGTTACATGGTCACGGCTTGTCTTTCAAAAGACCCGATAA
- a CDS encoding cold-shock protein, producing the protein MTGTVKWFNETKGFGFITPDGGGNDIFCHHSAIQSSGLRSLKEGQAVEYEIKEGKKGPEADNVRVIG; encoded by the coding sequence ATGACAGGAACAGTAAAATGGTTTAACGAAACCAAAGGTTTTGGTTTTATTACACCGGACGGAGGCGGAAATGATATTTTTTGCCATCATTCAGCTATTCAATCTTCAGGACTTAGATCTTTGAAAGAAGGACAGGCCGTAGAATATGAGATCAAAGAAGGTAAAAAAGGACCTGAAGCAGACAATGTTAGAGTTATAGGATAA
- a CDS encoding ABC1 kinase family protein — translation MFDKQQRKLKRSARLISVLSKYGFKDMLARMNTGNKQEQEPSDSDEVVSKGTVYERIRLVLEELGPTFVKLGQTFSNREDLLPPELIQELQKLQDKVDTVHMDVEEILENEFNISAGEHFQEIQKEPLATASIAQVYKAVLKDGSPVILKLKKPYVQAVIEDDLLLIKDLEKLVSAYSEIGEKLNLKQAISTFEKSLLEEVSLINEKENILHFARNFKNNKETYVPKIYEEFSNNNILCMEFIDGIKVTDKPALLAHAIDPVKVSEVGLRLFVSQILDYGFFHADPHAGNILVKKDGRIVFIDFGAVGKIQPNDKEILENLIVSFVAKNSHKIVRHLKKMAVSYEIPDERRFENDVEDILNFVHSSSLQDINVQVIINKMKDILKDNRLHMPDYFYLLFKGISLIEGVGRTINPDLDVVKSLHPYTKKIFTKKIRPKNLLKTGMDRMMNFTDNVDEIPKELRSVLQKLDDNKFTVSSEIKNIEKTNQLIKSSVINLILAMILGANIIATAIVFVSESGPRIGELSLVAVLGFVFSIILVLVLLLRVTRK, via the coding sequence ATGTTTGACAAGCAGCAAAGAAAACTGAAAAGATCAGCCAGGCTCATTTCCGTCCTCAGTAAATACGGATTTAAAGACATGCTGGCCCGCATGAACACGGGCAATAAGCAGGAGCAGGAGCCCTCAGATTCCGATGAAGTGGTTTCAAAAGGTACCGTATATGAAAGAATCCGGCTGGTGCTGGAAGAGCTTGGACCTACGTTTGTGAAATTGGGGCAGACATTCAGCAACAGGGAAGATCTTCTTCCTCCGGAACTGATCCAGGAGTTGCAGAAGCTTCAGGACAAAGTGGATACTGTGCATATGGACGTGGAAGAAATCCTGGAAAACGAATTTAATATATCCGCTGGAGAGCATTTTCAGGAAATTCAGAAAGAACCCTTAGCAACGGCTTCCATTGCACAGGTATACAAAGCAGTGTTAAAAGACGGAAGTCCCGTGATCCTTAAACTTAAAAAACCGTATGTTCAGGCCGTTATTGAAGATGATCTTCTGCTTATAAAAGACCTGGAAAAACTGGTTTCCGCCTACTCTGAGATAGGGGAAAAGCTTAATCTGAAACAGGCCATTTCCACTTTTGAAAAGTCTTTGCTCGAAGAGGTTTCCCTGATCAACGAAAAAGAAAACATCCTCCATTTTGCTCGTAATTTCAAGAATAATAAAGAAACATATGTTCCAAAAATCTATGAAGAATTTTCGAACAACAATATTCTTTGTATGGAATTCATCGATGGGATTAAAGTGACCGATAAGCCGGCTCTTTTAGCACATGCCATTGATCCGGTAAAAGTTTCTGAAGTTGGGCTGAGATTATTCGTTTCACAGATTCTCGATTACGGATTTTTTCATGCCGATCCGCATGCCGGAAATATTCTGGTAAAAAAAGACGGAAGAATAGTTTTCATTGATTTCGGAGCAGTAGGAAAGATCCAGCCGAATGATAAAGAAATCCTTGAAAACCTTATTGTAAGCTTTGTCGCTAAGAATTCGCATAAAATTGTCCGTCACCTCAAAAAAATGGCGGTCAGCTATGAAATTCCGGATGAAAGAAGGTTTGAAAATGACGTAGAAGATATTCTGAACTTTGTGCACAGCTCTTCGCTTCAGGATATCAATGTACAGGTCATCATCAATAAAATGAAAGATATCTTGAAGGACAACAGACTGCATATGCCGGACTATTTTTATCTTCTGTTTAAAGGAATCAGTCTGATAGAAGGGGTGGGAAGAACCATCAACCCTGATCTGGATGTGGTGAAAAGTCTTCATCCCTACACCAAAAAAATATTCACCAAAAAGATCCGGCCAAAAAATCTTTTAAAAACAGGCATGGACCGTATGATGAATTTCACGGACAACGTAGATGAAATTCCCAAAGAGCTTCGGTCTGTCCTTCAGAAGCTGGATGATAATAAATTTACGGTCTCCAGTGAGATTAAAAATATTGAAAAAACCAACCAGCTGATCAAATCCAGTGTTATCAATTTAATTCTGGCCATGATCCTGGGCGCCAATATCATTGCCACAGCCATTGTTTTCGTTTCCGAATCGGGCCCAAGGATAGGAGAGCTGTCTCTGGTAGCTGTACTCGGTTTTGTGTTTTCAATTATTCTGGTTTTAGTACTTTTACTGAGAGTGACGAGGAAATGA
- a CDS encoding DEAD/DEAH box helicase, with product MEKLTFADFGLPVKILDVLADLELFEPTPIQEKSVGPILSGRDVMGIAQTGTGKTLAYLLPVLKTWKYNKTGNPTVLILVPTRELVVQVTEILEKLTENITTRVIGIYGGKNINTQKLLFNDGCDILVGTPGRVMDLAIDNAISLKEVQKLIIDEFDEMLNLGFRPQLTHIFEMMREKRQNILFSATMTEAVDEMLDQYFANPVEISLAKSGTPLEKIDQSGYKVENFNTKINLLEHLLKTQEEMSKVLIFTNNKKHSDLLFSKIDELFPEQFDVIHSNKSQNYRLKAMKRFENEEIRGLITTDVMARGLDISDITHVINFETPEIPEQYIHRIGRTGRADKDGKAITFVTKKEEAAILDIELLMDKDLKFNDFPGEVKINPKKIASEEDQIVMKNPAQVKLNDGGGAFHEKKDKNKKENWGGPSKRKAPKKFGANRAQQKAISKSKRKK from the coding sequence ATGGAAAAACTCACTTTTGCGGATTTTGGCCTGCCGGTTAAAATTCTTGATGTTTTAGCGGATCTGGAATTATTTGAGCCTACACCTATTCAGGAGAAAAGCGTAGGGCCTATACTTTCCGGAAGAGATGTGATGGGAATTGCTCAGACGGGAACCGGGAAAACACTAGCTTATCTTCTGCCGGTTCTGAAAACATGGAAATATAACAAAACCGGAAATCCTACCGTTTTGATTCTTGTACCTACAAGGGAATTGGTAGTGCAGGTTACTGAAATCCTTGAGAAACTGACTGAGAATATTACCACAAGAGTGATCGGAATATATGGAGGAAAAAACATCAATACGCAGAAGCTTTTGTTTAATGATGGCTGTGACATCCTGGTAGGAACTCCGGGAAGGGTAATGGATCTTGCCATTGATAATGCGATTTCCTTGAAAGAAGTACAGAAGCTGATTATTGATGAGTTTGATGAAATGCTGAATTTAGGATTCAGACCACAGCTTACCCATATTTTTGAAATGATGAGGGAGAAAAGACAGAATATTCTTTTCTCAGCTACTATGACGGAAGCAGTAGATGAAATGCTGGACCAGTATTTTGCCAATCCTGTGGAAATTTCATTGGCAAAATCCGGAACTCCGCTTGAAAAAATAGACCAGAGCGGATATAAAGTGGAAAACTTTAATACCAAGATCAACCTTCTTGAACACTTACTGAAAACTCAGGAGGAAATGTCCAAAGTGCTGATCTTTACCAACAATAAAAAGCATTCGGATCTTTTGTTTTCTAAAATTGATGAGCTTTTTCCTGAGCAGTTTGATGTGATTCACTCCAATAAATCTCAGAATTACAGGCTTAAAGCCATGAAAAGATTCGAGAACGAAGAAATACGCGGACTGATCACTACTGATGTTATGGCCAGAGGTCTTGATATCTCGGATATTACCCATGTCATCAATTTTGAAACGCCTGAGATTCCCGAACAGTATATCCACAGGATAGGAAGAACGGGTAGAGCAGATAAAGACGGTAAAGCCATTACTTTCGTGACGAAGAAGGAAGAAGCTGCGATCCTTGATATTGAATTGTTAATGGATAAAGATCTGAAGTTTAATGATTTCCCTGGAGAAGTTAAGATAAATCCTAAAAAGATTGCTTCCGAAGAAGATCAGATCGTGATGAAAAATCCTGCACAGGTGAAACTGAATGATGGAGGAGGAGCATTCCACGAGAAAAAGGATAAAAACAAAAAAGAAAACTGGGGCGGACCTTCAAAAAGAAAAGCACCGAAGAAATTTGGAGCCAACAGGGCCCAGCAGAAAGCGATATCAAAGTCCAAGAGAAAGAAATAA
- a CDS encoding DUF5829 family protein — translation MRSLFVLVFFLISCCKVFGQDEALKLNHIYFVLDAATFEKIKSSKELMEWGNWDKGLPGFDPVDQKTTTAYLRGKSTYLEIMGPGNKFGEKEGAVGIGFSWDVHGQFSDNIAKKQKNGGLKFERSESKWDFGNGKMLWYSAYYTKLKGSVATWYAFYNPDFLSNLYRKPYTSFTREDFLRNRWDTTKLITDISGMVLDCSSEDYHKIIEEMTAFGIKKKASGKTFIIFDVDSIEIRLHLTNREKTAIRELRLKTQTQATEKFTIENLQFENTAQELVIKFIK, via the coding sequence ATGAGAAGTTTATTTGTATTGGTTTTTTTTCTGATCAGCTGCTGTAAAGTTTTTGGGCAGGATGAAGCACTGAAACTGAACCATATCTACTTTGTTCTGGATGCGGCCACCTTTGAAAAAATCAAATCCAGCAAAGAGCTCATGGAATGGGGGAACTGGGATAAAGGACTGCCCGGCTTTGATCCGGTAGATCAGAAAACCACCACCGCTTATCTGAGGGGAAAATCTACCTATCTTGAAATTATGGGCCCCGGTAATAAATTCGGAGAAAAGGAAGGCGCTGTGGGAATCGGTTTTTCCTGGGATGTGCACGGTCAGTTTTCTGACAATATAGCAAAAAAGCAGAAAAACGGAGGACTGAAGTTTGAAAGATCAGAGTCAAAATGGGATTTCGGAAACGGGAAAATGCTTTGGTATTCTGCCTATTATACCAAACTGAAAGGCAGCGTAGCAACCTGGTATGCTTTTTATAATCCGGATTTTCTATCAAATTTATATCGTAAGCCTTACACTTCTTTCACACGGGAAGATTTTTTAAGGAACAGGTGGGATACCACGAAGTTAATTACAGATATTTCAGGAATGGTGCTGGATTGCAGCAGTGAGGATTATCACAAGATTATTGAAGAGATGACGGCTTTCGGAATAAAGAAAAAGGCTTCGGGTAAAACGTTTATCATTTTTGATGTAGATTCCATTGAGATCAGGCTTCACCTTACCAATAGGGAAAAAACGGCGATCAGGGAGCTTAGGCTGAAAACACAGACTCAGGCAACCGAAAAATTTACAATAGAAAACCTGCAGTTTGAAAATACGGCTCAAGAGCTGGTGATAAAATTCATCAAATAA
- a CDS encoding lipocalin family protein → MKKISNIHKLSITALILIFTLISCDNDDQEGSPVLGTWKAAKTMTISGNNGVILLQNPITGCSAGATYDFRANGDFEYRSSCTSSWETGTFKYSEDSMVITLYINVDGGDNEMGTETLYSLTASEMQTITGKSDYDHDGVQDTSVIVYTRQ, encoded by the coding sequence ATGAAAAAAATTTCAAACATACATAAGCTGTCAATAACAGCATTAATCTTGATTTTCACCCTGATCTCCTGCGATAATGACGACCAGGAAGGATCTCCTGTTCTGGGAACCTGGAAAGCTGCAAAAACGATGACTATTTCCGGAAATAACGGAGTAATTCTCCTGCAAAATCCAATAACCGGCTGCAGCGCAGGAGCTACTTATGATTTTCGGGCCAATGGTGATTTCGAATACAGAAGCTCGTGTACGAGTTCATGGGAAACAGGAACCTTTAAATACAGTGAGGACAGTATGGTCATAACGCTCTATATCAATGTAGATGGCGGGGATAATGAAATGGGCACAGAGACTCTCTATTCACTTACAGCCAGTGAAATGCAGACAATTACCGGAAAATCTGATTATGATCATGATGGGGTTCAGGATACCTCGGTTATTGTTTACACCAGACAGTAG
- a CDS encoding GDSL-type esterase/lipase family protein — translation MKKILSAFLLLYFTLAFSQEKKPMFWEDIQNFKKQDQENPPPKDAILLIGSSSFTRWTDIANYFPDKTLINRGFGGSRITDLNDFADDLLSPYQPKQIIIYCGDNDFADNHGLEAKVVVNRFKTFYKKIRERFPDIEVDYISIKFSPSREKLWPQMKATNKKIAAFMKKEPNAEFIDITKAMEDASGNVRRDLFLPDMLHLTPEGNEVWAKVMRPYMK, via the coding sequence ATGAAGAAGATTCTTTCAGCATTTCTATTGCTGTATTTTACACTGGCTTTTTCCCAGGAAAAAAAACCGATGTTCTGGGAAGACATTCAGAATTTCAAAAAACAGGATCAGGAAAATCCGCCCCCTAAAGATGCCATCCTGCTGATCGGAAGCTCATCTTTTACCCGATGGACGGACATAGCCAACTATTTTCCTGATAAAACTCTTATCAACAGGGGTTTTGGCGGCTCCAGAATAACAGATCTCAATGATTTTGCAGATGATCTTTTAAGCCCGTACCAGCCTAAGCAGATCATCATTTACTGCGGAGATAATGATTTTGCAGATAACCATGGCCTGGAAGCGAAAGTGGTTGTTAACCGGTTTAAAACCTTCTATAAAAAGATCCGCGAGAGATTTCCGGACATCGAAGTGGATTATATTTCCATTAAATTTTCTCCCAGCCGAGAAAAGCTGTGGCCTCAGATGAAAGCAACCAATAAGAAAATTGCGGCTTTCATGAAAAAAGAACCCAATGCAGAATTCATTGATATCACCAAAGCAATGGAAGATGCCAGCGGAAATGTCAGAAGAGACCTTTTCCTGCCGGATATGCTCCACCTGACCCCTGAAGGAAATGAGGTCTGGGCAAAGGTTATGAGACCCTATATGAAATAA
- a CDS encoding lipocalin-like domain-containing protein, protein MKKQLLLFAFSALALTSCKDDNIEAYELEMMSGDWKISKIETISGKDNKTVIKTLSPSECEAKNILHFRTDYYTSLTYYSKVGLECQMAGKTEGTYTYSEESKLMSIKNTNDTERSYRVEVLTSKDMKLAQLFGSFDQNDDGVADLTYVSYIR, encoded by the coding sequence ATGAAAAAACAGCTACTTTTATTTGCCTTTTCTGCCTTGGCGCTAACTTCCTGTAAAGATGACAATATTGAAGCTTATGAATTAGAAATGATGAGCGGAGACTGGAAGATCAGCAAAATAGAAACTATTTCCGGAAAAGACAATAAAACAGTAATTAAGACATTATCTCCTTCTGAATGTGAGGCTAAAAATATTCTGCATTTCAGAACTGATTACTATACAAGCCTTACCTACTATTCCAAAGTAGGGCTTGAATGCCAGATGGCAGGAAAAACTGAAGGTACATACACGTATTCGGAAGAGTCCAAGCTGATGAGCATCAAAAACACCAATGATACCGAGAGATCGTACCGGGTGGAAGTTCTTACCAGCAAGGATATGAAACTGGCACAGCTGTTTGGCTCATTCGACCAAAACGATGATGGTGTTGCTGATCTGACCTACGTTAGCTACATAAGATAA